Part of the Streptomyces sp. NBC_00457 genome, AGCGGGAGGTTGAGCTCGATCAGCGTGTCCCGGACGTATGCACGCTCGGGGCTGTTCTCGTCCAGTGCGGCGAGCCGCAGGAAAAGGGAGCGGGACAGGGTGCGGGTGTCGATGGTCTCCGAGGCCGGGACCTCCGGGACCGGCGGGGCCGGAATGATCTCCACCTGGTCGATGGGGCCGAGCGCGGCGCGCGCCTCGGGCACTACCTCGCTCTTTGTGAGCGTGAGCACCTTCGAGCTGCCCTTGTCTGCGGACATGCCACCCCCTTTGGGTCGCGGGACGGTCGTGGCGAACGCTCCATCGAGGAACGCCAGCCTTCACCTGAATACCGGAGCCGCAGCCCCGCCAAACGCGCTTCCCGCAGAATGTCACATGTCGGCAACACGCTGTAGTGACATGTCGACATGTGAGACTCGAATCCGCCCTGGATAAAGGGGGTCTGACGGTTTTTCGGCACAGAACTGTCGGGATCCGCCCTGGTGAGCGATTCGCTCGCGACGGTGACGGCTCGATCCTCTATGCGGTTCGGTGCCGCTCAGGCGTCGATCCTGTTCGCCGAACGCAGCCGCTGGAAGCTACGCGCGAGTAGCCGCGAAACATGCATCTGGGAGACGCCGAGTTCCGCACTGATTTGCGACTGGGTGAGATTGCTGTAGTAGCGCAGCAGCAGGATGCGCTGTTCGCGTTCGGGGAGTTGGACCAGCAGATGCCGGACGAGGTCGCGGTGCTCGACGCCGTCCAGCGCCGGGTCCTCGTAGCCGAGCCGGTCGAGGAGTCCGGGCAGGCCGTCGCCCTCCTGGGCCGCCTCCAGGGAGGTGGCGTGGTACGACCGTCCCGCCTCGATGCAGGACAGCACCTCCTCCTCCGTGATGCGCAGCCGCTCGGCGATCTCGGCGGTGCTCGGGGAGCGCCCGAAGGCTGTCGTCAGATCCTCGGTCGCGCTGTTGACCTGCACCCACAGCTCGTGCAGTCGGCGCGGGACATGGACCGTGCGGACGTTGTCGCGGAAGTACCGCTTGATCTCGCCGACGACCGTCGGCATCGCGAAGGTCGGGAACTGCACGCCCCGGTCCGGGTCGAAGCGGTCGATGGCGTTGATGAGCCCGATGGTGCCGACCTGGACGACGTCCTCCATGGGCTCGTTGCGGGAGCGGAAGCGGGCGGCCGCGTAGCGCACGAGCGGAAGGTTGGCCTCGATCAGCGCCCCGCGCACCCGGTTGTGCTCCGGCGTGCCCGGCTCCAGCTCCTTGAGCTCGCCGAAAAGCACCTGCGTGAGCGCCCGGGTGTCGGCGCCGCGGCGTCTCTCGGGGGCGGGGGGCTGGTCCTGGATCTCGGGTTCGGTAGCCGGCGTCTCGGCCTGAGCGGGAGCCTCGTCCTGGGGCGGCGCGGTACTGGCCGACACGGTCAACGCCACCTCTTCCTCGGTCAACTCATCCGTCTCATCCGTCAAAAGCTGTCATAGCATCACAAGACATGTGCATTGCATGCAAGCACCGCATAACCACGTGTTGACGGCAAAGTGGCACATAAGACGCACGAAAGCCCTCCGCCGGAACGGCGGAGGGCTTCAAAGACGGTGGTTCAGAAACGAACCGGCGGCTCAGAACTCAGAGTCAGAACTCATAGTCGGCGATCACCCACGTGGCGAACTCGCCCCACAGCGCGACGCCCGCCTGATGCTCCGGGTGCGTGGCGTACGTCCGCAGGGCCGCGCGGTCCTCGAACGCCGAGTTGATCGCGAAGTCGTACGCGATGGGCCGGTCACTGAAGTTCCAGCCCAGCTCCCAGGAGCGGATCTCGGGGATCTTGCCGTCGAGTGCCCGGAAGATCTCCACGCCCTTCACCACGCGCGGGTCGTCGCGCTCGACGCCCTCGTTGAGCTTGAAGAGGACCAGATGACGGATCATGAATCTCCTCCGTTGGCGACCCAGGACGCGAAGTCGCCGAGGGCCTTCGCGGCGTCCGATATGCCCTCGAAGCCTATCTGGACATAGTCGGCGGCCTTCGACGGATCCGTGATGATCACGTAGAGCACGAAGACCACGAGGACATAGACGGCGACCTTCTTCGAATTCACCGCCACCGCGGCCTCCTCTGTGCCTGCTGTGCCCTGCGGGCCCCCTGTTGACGGCGGCGAGTGTAACCTCCGCGCTCTGCTCGGGGATCACTGCGGGGTTACGCTCCGGACGCAGGAAGGGCCCCGTCTCTCGACGGGGCCCTTCTTCGGCGGTAGCGGAGGGATTTGAACCCTCGGTGACTTGCGCCACACTCGCTTTCGAGGCGAGCTCCTTCGGCCGCTCGGACACGCTACCGGGGAAGACCTTACAGCACGGTGGGGTGTGGTTTGAAATCGGTATGCGCCGGTCCGGACGGTGCGGCCGGCCTCATTCCCGGCCTCAGCGGTCGCGGAAGAAGTCGGTGAGGATCCGGGCGCATTCCTCGGCGAGCACGCCCTCGATCACCTCGGGCCGGTGGTTGAGCCGTCGGTCGCGGACGACGTCCCAGAGGGAGCCGGCCGCACCCGCCTTGTCGTCCCGGGCGCCGTAGACGACCCGGTCCACGCGGGACTGGACGATCGCGCCCGCGCACATCGTGCAGGGCTCGAGGGTCACGACGAGCGTGCAGCCCGTCAGGCGCCACTCTCCCGCCCGCCGCCCACCACCACCCTTGCCGGAGGCGCTTCGCGCCGCACCTCTCAATTTCGCCGCCGCCCGCCGGATCGCGAGCACCTCGGCGTGGGCCGTCGGATCGCCGGTGGCCTCGCGTTCGTTGTGGCCGGTCGCGAGCACGGTCGTACCGTCCGGGGACAGCACCAGCGCGCCGACGGGGACGTCTCCGCCCCGGACCGCGTGTGCCGCCTCGTCCAGGGCGAGCCGCATCGCGGCCCGCCAGCGGTCGCGTACCGGGTCCGGCGGACCTGGGGCGGACTCCCCGGCCCGGCCGGTCAGCGGACGGCCTCCAGGATGTCCGAGGCGCCCAGCGCGTCGGCGATCTCGGTGAGCGCGTCGTCCGACAGGGTCAGCAACTCCTTCTCGCTGACGCCCAGGTCGTCGAGGACCCGTACGTCACCGACCGGGCCGTGCGGCACGGCCTCGGCGGCGGAGGGGCTGTCGTCCTCGCCGTCGGCGTCGTCCTCCGACTCGCCGTCCTCGGTGCCGTCGAGATCGAGGGAGTCCAGGTCGGCGACGTCGTCGTCACCCGGGTCCCGGCCGAGCAGTTCGTCGGTGAGCAGGATCTCGCCGTAGCTGCTGCGGGCAGCGGCGGCGGCGTCCGAGACGTAGATACGAGGGTCGTCCTCACCGTCGACGCGGACGACGCCGAACCAGGCGTCCTCCTGCTCGATCAGGACGAGCACCGTGTCGTCGTCGGTCGAGGACTCCCGGGCCAGGTCGGCGAGATCCGACAGGGTCTCCACATCGTCGAGCTCTGTGTCGCTCGCTTCCCACCCGTCTTCGGTGCGCGCGAGCAGTGCGGCGAAGTACACCGTGACTCTCCCACTGGTCATAGGCGTGCCGGTTGGGGGTCCCCCCGGCGGAGGTTTGCGGGCGGGGAGTGCGGAACTCCGAGCCCCCGCCCACTCGGAATCGTGGCAGAAACAAGGCGTTCAGGGGATGTCTTCGGCTCCCTGTGTCCGCACGTTTTGCTCGTCCACCAGCGGGATCGTACGCGGCCATGGCATCGCATTCGTACGAGGGCGGCCATGAGGCGGGTCGCGTTACCAGCGGAAGGTGCGCATGCGCATCGCGTGTCGCAGGCGGGCCGTCTTGGCGCGGCGGGGCTGGACGCGGTCGCGCAGCTCGCGGGCCTCGGCGAGTTCGCGCAGGAAGACCGCGCGGCGCCGCCTGCGCTCGGCGTCGGTCTCGCGCGGCGACGGGTCCGTTCCGGACTCACGATCGGACATCGGCAACACCCCCGTACGTCCCTCCCACTTTCCCTCTGATGGGCGGTTTGATGCCAGCACGACGGTTACGGCGGCCCGGTTACTGTTAGGCCATGCGTCTCCACGTCGTCGACCACCCTCTGGTCGCCCACAAGCTCACCGCGTTGCGCGACCAGCGCACCGACTCCGCGACCTTCCGGCGGCTCGCCGACGAACTGGTCACCCTGCTCGCCTACGAGGCCACGCGCGACGTGCGCACCGAGCAGGTCGACATCACCACGCCGGTCGCCTCGACCACCGGCGTCAAGCTGTCCCACCCGCGCCCGCTGGTGGTGCCGATCCTGCGGGCCGGTCTCGGCATGCTGGACGGCATGGTCCGGCTGCTGCCGACAGCCGAGGTGGGCTTCATGGGCATGGTGCGTGACGAGGAGACGCTCCAGGCGTCCACGTACGCCACCCGAATGCCGGAGGACCTCTCCGGGCGCCAGGTGTACGTCCTCGACCCGATGCTGGCCACCGGCGGCACCCTGGTCGCGGCGATCCAGGAGCTGATCAAGCGCGGCGCCGACGATGTGACCGCCGTGGTGCTGCTCGCCGCGCCGGAAGGCGTCGAGCTCATGGAGCGCGAGCTCGCGGGCACGCCGGTGACGGTCGTGACGGCGTCGGTCGACGAGCGCCTCAACGAGCACGGCTACATCGTCCCGGGCCTGGGCGACGCGGGGGACCGGATGTACGGGGCCGCCGAGTAGGCCGCTGGGCAGTACGCCTTAGGTCTGTTTCAGCAGGTCTTCTTCAGCAGTTCTGCTTCGACGAAGTGGGCGTCGGCTGAGGCCCGGTCAGTGCGGCCAGGGCCTTGTCGGCGTCCTTCTTCGTGGTCAGCGCCTTGAAGCCGTTGCCGATGATCAGGTCGACGGCCGTGCCCTTGCGGGCGGCGTCCGTGCGGCGCTCGGCGGTGCTCAGCTGGGTGGCGAGCACCGGCAGTGAGGTGTTGAGGGAGGAGGCGGGGCCGAGCAGCAGCCCGGTGCCCTTGACCTTCTTGTCGAACTCCGCGGTCGCGTTGCCCACGTCGCCGATCCGGAAGCCACGCTTCTTCAGCTCGTCCGCCGTCTGCTTGGCCAGCCCGCTGCGGGTCGTGGCGTTGAGCACGTTGACGGTGATCTTGGCGGGCGCGGGAACGGCGGCGGTGGTGCTCGGTGAAGGGCTCGCCTTGGACGAGCAGTCCGACTTGGCACCGACCGCCGAGGCGGAGTCGCCGCCGCCCGAGAAGAGGTCGATGAGCTGCAGCGTGCCGTAGCCGACCAGCCCGAGAGCGGCGACTGAGGCCACGACCCCGGCCACGAGCCTGCCGCGCCGCCGGGGCCGGCGCATCCGGGGGTATTTGTCACCCTTGATCCGGTACTGGCCGCCCATGCCGGGGGGAGTCAGCATGCTCATGAGCGCAGCGTAGTGCGCGCGGGCGACGATTCCTACTAGATGATCATTGCCGGCGTGCAGTTCAACCCGTTAGGGGAACCAGTTCGCCGTTAGTCCAGTTCGAGCACGCGCGCGTGCAGCACTTGGCGCTGCTGGAGGGCCGCCCTGACCGCTCGGTGCAGACCGTCCTCCAGGTACAGGTCGCCCTGCCACTTGACGACGTGTGCGAACAGGTCGCCGTAGAAGGTCGAGTCCTCGGCCAGGAGTGTCTCCAGGTCGAGTTGGCCCTTCGTCGTCACGAGCTGATCGAGGCGGACCGGGCGCGGCGCGACGTCCGCCCACTGCCGGGTGCTTTCCCGGCCGTGGTCGGGGTACGGCCGGCCGTTTCCGATGCGCTTGAAGATCACACGGAAAGCCTACCGGTCAAGACCTTCCGGGCGCAGCCATGGAAGGGGAGTGCGACGCTGCAAAAGGCGCCGTAAATCTGGGCAAACCGGAAGCATCGGTCCGACTATGCCGGAAGCAAGGGGCCAGAAATGGAAGCAGGGGCCTGATATGAGCGACAGCGATGCTCAACCGGCACGGCCTGATCGCGGGCGCCACCGGCACCGGCAAGACGAAGACCCTCCAGTTGATCGCCGAACAGCACGGTGGGGGCTGATCGCGCCCGCGCGGTGGAGCCGCATATGGATACAGCCCCGCGCCCCTTACGGGGCGCTGTGCGCACCAGCCCTCACCGGTTCCGCTGAGCTAGGCGCGTTCAGGCTTCTTCGCCGGCTGTTGTTGCTGTTGGGGCTTGGGCTTGGGGGCGTTTCGGATGGCCTCTGCGCGGAGGAGGGCGCGTAGGACCGCGTACGGGTCGTTGGGCATGGCTGTGTCGTCCTTGCGTTGGCTGATGGGTGGGAGGGGGGCGGAGGTGGAGCCCCTGTCAGCAGCGCAGGATCACCGTGCGGAGGGTGTGGAGGACGGGTTCGGGGTGGGGTGGTGCCGGGAGTGGTGGGGCGGCCGGGGGTGGGGCGGGCCGGGGGTGCGGGCGGGGTGCGGGGCGCGGGGGTGCGGTGGGACGGTTGTGGCCGGCGCGGGCTGTGGACCGTAGGACGGTGTCGTCGTACTCGGCGACCGCGGCGGGGGTCTCGGCCGTGACCGTCACCGCGTGTGCCGTGTGCTCGCCCGGCACGAGGAGGGCGAGGAGCAGGACGAGGACCCGCGACCAGACGCGCACGGCGTTCACAGCTCGCGTGGCACCCGACTCGCGCGGCCGCGGATGCGCAGCGCCGTGATGATCTCTACGACGCCGACCGCGACCAGCCACCAGCCGCCGACCAGGGTGAGCACGGCGACCGACTCGAAGGGGGAGTCGATCAGCACGACGCCGGCGATGAAGGTGAGGACGCCGAGGAAGATCTGCCAGCCGCGCGCGGGCATCGACGGGTCGTGGGCGGCGGCCAGCGTCTGGGTGATGCCGCGGATCAGCCAGCCGATGCCGATCCACAGGGCCAGCAGCAGGATCGACTGCATGGCGCCGCGGAAGCAGAACAGGCCGAGCAGGATCGACAGGGTGCCGCTGATGAAGGCCAGGACGCGCAGCGAGGTCGTCCGATGGGTGCCGAAGGCGGCGGCGAGCTGGAGTACGCCGCTGACCAGGAGGTAGAGGCCGAACAGGACGCCGGCCGCCCACAGGGACGCGCCCGGCCAGACGAGGACCAGGACGCCGAGGACCAGGGAGGCGATGCCGGTGAGGAGGACGGCCTGCCAGGCGGTGCGGGCCAGGACGTGCAGGGGGCCTTCGAGCGGCGGTTCGGCGCCACCCGGGCGGGGCTCGCGCACGGCGGCATGCACCCGGCGGTCGTCGTAGTCCGGGCCCCAGGGGGGACCGCTCGGTGCCTCGGTCATGCTTCATGCTTTGACCTGATTGGACCCGATTGCCACCTGATAGGGGCCGATCGGCTTAATTTCCGGAGGACTTCCCCGCGGTTCCGGAGGACTTCCCCGCTGTCTTCGCCGCCTTCGCCGCCGCCTTCATCTCCTGCTTGTGGGCGCGGACCTTGGCCAGTGACTCCGGACCGGTGATGTCGGCGACGGAGCGGAAGGACTTCTCCTCG contains:
- a CDS encoding RNA polymerase sigma factor SigF, translated to MTVSASTAPPQDEAPAQAETPATEPEIQDQPPAPERRRGADTRALTQVLFGELKELEPGTPEHNRVRGALIEANLPLVRYAAARFRSRNEPMEDVVQVGTIGLINAIDRFDPDRGVQFPTFAMPTVVGEIKRYFRDNVRTVHVPRRLHELWVQVNSATEDLTTAFGRSPSTAEIAERLRITEEEVLSCIEAGRSYHATSLEAAQEGDGLPGLLDRLGYEDPALDGVEHRDLVRHLLVQLPEREQRILLLRYYSNLTQSQISAELGVSQMHVSRLLARSFQRLRSANRIDA
- a CDS encoding Dabb family protein encodes the protein MIRHLVLFKLNEGVERDDPRVVKGVEIFRALDGKIPEIRSWELGWNFSDRPIAYDFAINSAFEDRAALRTYATHPEHQAGVALWGEFATWVIADYEF
- a CDS encoding nucleoside deaminase, whose amino-acid sequence is MRLALDEAAHAVRGGDVPVGALVLSPDGTTVLATGHNEREATGDPTAHAEVLAIRRAAAKLRGAARSASGKGGGGRRAGEWRLTGCTLVVTLEPCTMCAGAIVQSRVDRVVYGARDDKAGAAGSLWDVVRDRRLNHRPEVIEGVLAEECARILTDFFRDR
- a CDS encoding tRNA adenosine deaminase-associated protein: MYFAALLARTEDGWEASDTELDDVETLSDLADLARESSTDDDTVLVLIEQEDAWFGVVRVDGEDDPRIYVSDAAAAARSSYGEILLTDELLGRDPGDDDVADLDSLDLDGTEDGESEDDADGEDDSPSAAEAVPHGPVGDVRVLDDLGVSEKELLTLSDDALTEIADALGASDILEAVR
- the upp gene encoding uracil phosphoribosyltransferase codes for the protein MRLHVVDHPLVAHKLTALRDQRTDSATFRRLADELVTLLAYEATRDVRTEQVDITTPVASTTGVKLSHPRPLVVPILRAGLGMLDGMVRLLPTAEVGFMGMVRDEETLQASTYATRMPEDLSGRQVYVLDPMLATGGTLVAAIQELIKRGADDVTAVVLLAAPEGVELMERELAGTPVTVVTASVDERLNEHGYIVPGLGDAGDRMYGAAE
- a CDS encoding LytR C-terminal domain-containing protein, whose amino-acid sequence is MSMLTPPGMGGQYRIKGDKYPRMRRPRRRGRLVAGVVASVAALGLVGYGTLQLIDLFSGGGDSASAVGAKSDCSSKASPSPSTTAAVPAPAKITVNVLNATTRSGLAKQTADELKKRGFRIGDVGNATAEFDKKVKGTGLLLGPASSLNTSLPVLATQLSTAERRTDAARKGTAVDLIIGNGFKALTTKKDADKALAALTGPQPTPTSSKQNC
- a CDS encoding type II toxin-antitoxin system VapB family antitoxin, with amino-acid sequence MIFKRIGNGRPYPDHGRESTRQWADVAPRPVRLDQLVTTKGQLDLETLLAEDSTFYGDLFAHVVKWQGDLYLEDGLHRAVRAALQQRQVLHARVLELD
- a CDS encoding HdeD family acid-resistance protein, translated to MTEAPSGPPWGPDYDDRRVHAAVREPRPGGAEPPLEGPLHVLARTAWQAVLLTGIASLVLGVLVLVWPGASLWAAGVLFGLYLLVSGVLQLAAAFGTHRTTSLRVLAFISGTLSILLGLFCFRGAMQSILLLALWIGIGWLIRGITQTLAAAHDPSMPARGWQIFLGVLTFIAGVVLIDSPFESVAVLTLVGGWWLVAVGVVEIITALRIRGRASRVPREL